In Carnobacterium sp. CP1, the following are encoded in one genomic region:
- a CDS encoding DUF871 domain-containing protein, whose protein sequence is MKNIGISIYPAKSTFEKDKEYLTLASKYGFTRVFMSLLEVEGDTTEVVEKFKKAINYANSVGIETVLDINPGLFGQLGVSYSDLSFFKELGASAIRLDLGFTGAEEAHMTQNPERLKIEVNMSSGTKYIDNVMSNQPNRDYLTASHNFYPQLYSGLSQEHFEKTTAQFNQYNLHTAAFVTAKNGELGPWPVQAGLCTLEQHRYLPIHTQLTHYKLMDSIDDLLIGNAYAAEEELKAVAEGYLGAYPQLKIEFTESATDLEKKVILEEIHSYRGDRSEYMIRSSMTRVKYKNEDFPAHQTGQIKKGDILICNDQFGQYKGETQIALKEMEDDGTRNIVGRIKEEAVFLLDYLPPSANFCFVE, encoded by the coding sequence ATGAAAAATATCGGAATTTCTATTTATCCAGCTAAAAGTACGTTTGAAAAGGATAAAGAATACTTAACTTTAGCAAGTAAATACGGCTTTACACGAGTTTTTATGAGCTTACTGGAAGTCGAAGGCGACACTACGGAAGTCGTTGAAAAATTCAAAAAAGCGATCAACTATGCGAATTCAGTTGGGATCGAAACGGTTTTAGATATCAATCCTGGTTTATTTGGACAGCTGGGGGTCAGCTACAGCGATCTGAGCTTTTTTAAAGAACTCGGTGCAAGCGCTATCCGGTTGGATCTAGGCTTTACAGGTGCTGAAGAAGCCCATATGACCCAAAACCCAGAACGGTTGAAAATTGAAGTAAACATGAGCAGCGGGACAAAGTATATTGACAATGTGATGAGCAACCAGCCGAATCGGGATTATTTAACAGCTTCTCACAATTTCTACCCGCAACTTTACTCTGGTCTTTCTCAAGAGCACTTTGAAAAGACAACTGCACAATTCAACCAATATAATCTTCATACCGCTGCATTTGTCACAGCCAAAAATGGCGAACTTGGTCCATGGCCGGTTCAAGCCGGGTTATGTACATTGGAACAGCATCGTTATTTACCGATCCATACACAACTTACTCACTACAAGCTAATGGATTCGATTGATGACTTGTTGATTGGAAATGCATATGCTGCTGAAGAAGAATTAAAAGCTGTAGCAGAAGGTTATCTTGGAGCTTATCCACAATTGAAAATAGAGTTTACGGAAAGTGCAACAGATCTAGAAAAGAAAGTTATTTTAGAGGAAATCCACAGTTACCGTGGCGACCGTTCTGAATATATGATTCGTTCTTCTATGACACGTGTTAAATACAAAAACGAAGATTTCCCTGCACATCAAACAGGGCAAATTAAAAAAGGCGATATTCTAATTTGTAATGATCAATTCGGGCAATACAAAGGCGAAACGCAAATTGCTTTGAAAGAAATGGAAGATGACGGAACCCGAAACATCGTGGGCCGCATCAAAGAAGAAGCGGTATTCTTATTGGATTACTTGCCGCCTTCAGCCAACTTCTGTTTTGTAGAATAA